A section of the Acidobacteriota bacterium genome encodes:
- a CDS encoding protein kinase has protein sequence MVHDSPVTLSGSMEPDFKVGEWWVRPQRNELEHGDTVEQVEARSMAVLVCLAADAPRVVSKKKLLRRVWGESVFVGDEVISHAIWDLRRALGDSAKNPVFIQTVPRKGYRLLQEVLRLQGSALPAVGARIDHYEIEEELGHGSMGVVFRARDCRLDRSVAIKFLAQELTRDLSANQRFQREASLAASLDHPHLAAVHDIGATVGGQQYIVMPFYAGGSLKQRLAHGPVPVHEAVEIGRQLASGLAAAHRRDIIHRDIKPANILLDEHGTPKISDFGIAKLLGGTDLTRTGASLGTPAYKSPEQSRGEPVDHRSDIWSLGVVLFELLTGRRPFDGDFDQAVVHSILSKDPEPLEDATGQPIPEAVRRVVCKAMAKEPGERFQGAGELEEALVGVSSTSHSRAWLPTAKVDKPRSGTKHSSRWAAVLGVVAVIGGLSFLYYWLFWSAVPMPGPPPQAGDISVPVRSQPLPHKPAAHLVQARTDWLSGDDTATLERVSRQLRLARNLAPNHPEVLSFLAFFKADLYARRQRELERIEAETLITRVLEYDPFSYPLAWAALARLRLTEKRIPEALEAAQKALGLERECSKVSGDCDLAYVMLAEALFLQKEPELRWVEVLETGIEQGAGHIRCRLKLAQLYQYARQPDRAAAVYEDLLTIDAEQTTALNDLGVLYLKMGRFKDAKIKLEALYRKVQDRAVASNLGFAFYGLRRWEDALRFFEEAHRLNLNEPDPSPNPAVGLGDTLLEMGRVEEAKIWFQKALEIFDRWAESADVKLDLLGRRAACLAKLGRFEEAEQEIQRLLEQAPRSHLIWLYAARISAVQRDRSTLLDRARRAIEEGALLSRLEDDAAFIDFREDDEYQQVLAQTRRLPPTL, from the coding sequence ATGGTTCACGATTCTCCGGTCACGCTGAGCGGCTCCATGGAACCCGACTTCAAGGTCGGAGAATGGTGGGTGCGACCTCAGCGCAACGAGCTCGAGCACGGCGACACCGTGGAGCAAGTGGAAGCCCGCTCCATGGCGGTGTTGGTGTGCCTGGCGGCGGACGCTCCGCGGGTGGTGTCGAAAAAGAAGCTGCTCCGGCGGGTGTGGGGCGAGTCGGTCTTCGTGGGCGACGAGGTGATCAGTCACGCCATTTGGGATCTGCGCCGAGCCCTTGGCGACTCGGCCAAGAATCCGGTCTTCATCCAGACCGTGCCGCGCAAGGGCTATCGCCTGCTGCAGGAGGTGCTGAGGCTCCAGGGCTCGGCACTGCCGGCGGTGGGAGCCCGCATCGATCACTACGAGATCGAGGAGGAGCTCGGCCATGGTTCCATGGGCGTGGTGTTCCGAGCGCGGGACTGTCGCCTGGACCGCTCCGTGGCGATCAAATTTCTCGCCCAAGAACTGACCCGCGACCTATCGGCCAACCAACGGTTCCAGCGCGAAGCGAGCCTCGCCGCCTCCCTCGACCACCCCCACCTCGCCGCGGTCCACGACATCGGTGCCACCGTCGGCGGGCAGCAATACATCGTGATGCCGTTCTACGCCGGCGGCAGCCTCAAGCAGCGGTTGGCTCACGGGCCGGTGCCGGTCCACGAAGCGGTAGAAATCGGTCGCCAGCTCGCCTCCGGCCTCGCCGCCGCTCACCGCCGGGACATCATCCACCGCGACATCAAGCCGGCGAATATCCTCCTAGACGAGCACGGCACCCCCAAAATCTCCGATTTCGGTATTGCCAAGCTTCTCGGCGGCACCGACCTCACCCGCACCGGTGCATCGTTGGGGACTCCGGCTTACAAATCCCCCGAACAAAGTCGCGGTGAGCCCGTCGATCACCGCAGCGACATCTGGTCCCTTGGCGTCGTCCTCTTCGAGCTCCTCACCGGCCGCCGCCCCTTCGACGGCGACTTCGACCAGGCAGTGGTCCACTCGATTCTGTCCAAAGACCCTGAACCCCTGGAGGACGCAACCGGACAGCCCATTCCAGAGGCGGTGCGGCGGGTCGTTTGCAAGGCAATGGCGAAGGAGCCGGGGGAGCGGTTCCAGGGGGCGGGGGAGTTGGAGGAGGCGCTGGTGGGGGTCTCGTCAACCAGTCACTCTCGCGCCTGGCTCCCTACAGCCAAGGTCGATAAACCACGCAGTGGAACAAAGCACAGCAGCAGGTGGGCCGCCGTACTAGGTGTGGTAGCGGTGATCGGAGGGCTTTCGTTCCTCTATTACTGGTTATTCTGGTCTGCCGTTCCGATGCCTGGCCCACCGCCCCAAGCCGGAGACATTTCGGTACCTGTCCGTTCGCAACCCCTTCCTCATAAACCTGCGGCCCATCTGGTCCAGGCGCGCACCGACTGGCTTTCAGGGGACGATACGGCTACGCTGGAGCGGGTTAGTCGACAGCTCCGTCTCGCAAGAAACCTCGCGCCAAATCATCCAGAGGTATTGTCTTTCCTAGCCTTCTTCAAGGCCGATCTTTACGCGCGGCGCCAAAGAGAGCTGGAGCGAATCGAAGCAGAGACTCTGATAACGCGCGTTCTCGAATATGATCCTTTCTCCTACCCATTGGCATGGGCTGCCCTAGCTCGATTGCGGTTGACTGAGAAGAGGATTCCCGAAGCGTTGGAGGCAGCTCAAAAGGCTTTGGGGCTAGAGCGAGAGTGTTCCAAGGTATCTGGAGACTGTGACCTGGCCTACGTGATGCTCGCCGAAGCCCTTTTTCTTCAGAAGGAGCCCGAACTGAGGTGGGTTGAAGTCTTGGAAACAGGGATTGAGCAGGGAGCCGGACACATTCGCTGCCGCTTGAAGCTAGCTCAGCTGTATCAATATGCTCGACAGCCAGACCGTGCAGCAGCAGTATACGAGGATCTGCTGACCATTGATGCTGAGCAGACGACGGCGCTCAATGATCTCGGAGTCCTCTATTTGAAAATGGGCCGTTTCAAGGATGCCAAGATTAAGCTTGAAGCTCTGTACAGGAAGGTGCAGGATCGAGCCGTAGCTTCCAATCTGGGTTTTGCCTTCTATGGCCTTCGACGGTGGGAAGATGCGTTGCGGTTCTTCGAGGAGGCTCATCGGTTGAACCTCAATGAACCGGACCCATCGCCCAACCCGGCAGTAGGGCTCGGGGACACGCTTCTTGAAATGGGCAGGGTTGAAGAGGCGAAGATTTGGTTCCAGAAGGCTCTAGAAATATTTGACCGTTGGGCAGAGTCGGCAGATGTCAAGCTGGATCTCCTCGGTAGGCGTGCGGCTTGTCTGGCCAAGTTGGGCCGCTTCGAGGAAGCAGAGCAGGAAATCCAGAGGCTGCTCGAGCAGGCGCCCAGATCTCATCTGATTTGGCTCTATGCAGCCCGAATTTCTGCGGTGCAAAGAGATCGATCAACGCTGCTAGACCGAGCCCGTCGAGCCATCGAGGAGGGCGCATTACTATCTCGACTCGAGGATGACGCGGCATTCATCGACTTTCGCGAGGATGACGAGTACCAGCAGGTTCTAGCACAGACCCGCCGTCTCCCCCCTACTTTGTAA
- a CDS encoding transposase, producing the protein MAMGRRKKRQQATLWIETSQLAEGPGHPFYSRLNSLLETHGFDGFVEQVAAEFYAETMGRPSMPPSVYFRLLLIGYFEGLDSERAIARRLADSLSLRHFCGFELTDSTPDHSTLSRTRRLLSTTAHQKVFDWVLAVLLKAGLLRGKTLGVDATTLEANAAMRSIVRRDSGESYPEYLQQLAEADGAVDLSRRELARKDRTRKNKASNKDWESPDDPDAKITRMKDGRTHLAHKAEHAVDLETGAVVAVTVQPADRGDTSSQEETLEEASERLTNLPEEELDTSELSTEDLLQEVVADRGYHSNAVIDSHRKLGIRSYIAEPKRSRRRWRGRTDLQQAVYANRRRMRGNRGRTLGRLRAERVERSSAHCYETGGLRRIYLRGRENIRKRIVVHVAAFNLGLVLRAAFGAGTPRGLRALAEALSRAFGSPIKPLRAFLRLLGACWQIFQALPQGWGNPLQEAAGA; encoded by the coding sequence ATGGCGATGGGACGACGCAAGAAGCGGCAGCAAGCGACGTTGTGGATCGAGACGTCGCAGCTGGCCGAGGGACCGGGGCATCCGTTCTACTCCCGGCTGAATTCGTTGTTGGAAACGCACGGCTTCGATGGCTTTGTCGAGCAGGTGGCAGCTGAGTTCTATGCCGAGACCATGGGGCGGCCGTCGATGCCACCGAGCGTCTACTTTCGGCTGTTGCTGATCGGATACTTCGAAGGCTTGGACTCGGAGCGAGCAATTGCCCGGCGGCTGGCGGACTCGCTGTCCTTGCGTCACTTTTGCGGCTTCGAGCTGACGGACTCGACGCCGGACCACTCGACGCTTTCGCGCACCCGCCGCCTGCTGAGCACCACGGCCCATCAGAAGGTCTTCGATTGGGTGTTGGCGGTGCTGTTGAAGGCCGGACTGCTGCGGGGCAAGACCCTGGGAGTGGACGCCACGACGCTGGAGGCCAACGCGGCGATGCGCAGCATCGTGCGGCGCGACTCGGGGGAGAGCTATCCGGAGTACTTGCAGCAGTTGGCCGAGGCCGATGGCGCCGTGGATCTGAGCCGGAGGGAGTTGGCCCGCAAGGATCGTACGCGCAAAAACAAAGCCTCGAACAAGGACTGGGAGAGCCCCGACGATCCCGACGCGAAGATCACCCGAATGAAGGACGGTCGAACGCATCTGGCCCACAAAGCCGAGCATGCTGTAGATCTGGAAACGGGTGCAGTGGTCGCTGTCACCGTCCAACCGGCTGATCGAGGCGACACCAGCAGCCAAGAAGAAACGCTGGAAGAGGCGTCGGAACGCCTGACGAATCTGCCGGAAGAAGAGCTCGACACCTCGGAGCTGTCGACAGAGGATCTGTTGCAAGAAGTGGTCGCCGACCGTGGGTATCACAGCAATGCGGTGATCGATTCGCATCGCAAATTGGGGATCCGGAGCTATATCGCAGAGCCCAAGCGCTCTCGCCGTCGCTGGCGAGGCCGGACTGATCTCCAGCAAGCGGTCTACGCGAACCGACGCCGTATGCGGGGCAACCGAGGGCGCACCCTGGGTCGGCTTCGGGCGGAGCGGGTCGAACGGAGCTCTGCTCATTGCTATGAAACCGGTGGCTTGCGAAGAATCTATCTTCGAGGGCGCGAGAACATCCGCAAGCGGATTGTCGTACACGTGGCCGCCTTCAATTTGGGACTCGTCCTGCGCGCGGCGTTCGGCGCTGGAACACCCCGGGGCCTGCGGGCCTTGGCAGAGGCCCTTTCGAGGGCTTTTGGGAGCCCAATCAAGCCCTTGAGAGCCTTCCTCCGACTTTTGGGCGCCTGCTGGCAGATTTTCCAGGCCCTTCCGCAGGGCTGGGGCAATCCGCTACAGGAAGCTGCTGGAGCCTGA
- a CDS encoding class I SAM-dependent methyltransferase, with the protein MKSLVRKLLSCFDFAIPGFMARLKRISGRRKLFAGYVNICGSCGHGEMSNPPGEDDLREYYQDEYWSQRSSTIELSAGSESAYLKNPRAIHQVDFVMERVACDSIVRVLEIGAGAAYASLLLRSKCRGLPILHVCETGDQWEDYYRRQGIEKVASYFPFETDERFDYVHASHWLEHVLDLGGVLSVLSGMVRPSGYLFVEVPNTEHFYWDLPGRDTPHIHFFTRESLVKALEGFGFSCLKIGEYGITRLEKHSGVPVTRDRFGACKKGFWIRGLFKRAG; encoded by the coding sequence GTGAAGAGTTTGGTGAGGAAGCTTCTTTCATGTTTTGACTTTGCTATTCCGGGATTTATGGCAAGGCTGAAGAGGATTTCGGGAAGGAGGAAGCTGTTTGCTGGGTATGTCAATATTTGTGGTAGTTGTGGGCACGGGGAGATGTCGAATCCTCCAGGGGAGGATGATCTGCGAGAGTATTACCAAGATGAGTATTGGTCCCAGAGGTCATCTACGATCGAACTATCTGCAGGTAGTGAAAGTGCGTATTTGAAAAATCCGAGGGCTATTCATCAGGTAGATTTTGTGATGGAGAGAGTGGCTTGCGATTCGATTGTTAGAGTCTTGGAGATTGGGGCAGGGGCAGCTTATGCTTCGCTGTTGCTCAGAAGCAAGTGCCGGGGGCTGCCAATCCTTCATGTCTGCGAGACGGGCGACCAGTGGGAGGATTATTATCGACGTCAAGGTATTGAGAAGGTTGCAAGCTATTTTCCGTTTGAGACGGATGAGCGTTTTGACTATGTGCATGCTAGTCATTGGCTTGAGCATGTCCTTGATTTGGGTGGCGTCTTGTCTGTTTTGAGCGGGATGGTGAGACCTTCGGGTTACCTGTTCGTTGAGGTTCCCAATACGGAGCACTTCTATTGGGATCTGCCTGGGCGTGATACTCCTCATATTCATTTTTTCACCAGAGAGTCGTTGGTGAAGGCCCTGGAGGGTTTTGGCTTTTCATGTCTAAAGATCGGTGAGTACGGCATTACGCGCCTTGAGAAACATAGCGGTGTGCCTGTGACTCGCGATAGGTTTGGTGCTTGCAAAAAGGGGTTCTGGATAAGGGGGCTATTTAAGAGGGCAGGTTAG
- a CDS encoding CHAT domain-containing protein codes for MVELDTAFRRAEALRAQGRHRRALDAYRDLLAHRLAAVGSDKERFTSLDLVLMERLAELAVLFGATEPAEALLHGMAELCRDAGNVFGADWATAKRIQIVLAEGRLRDADELLGYLAPTVGDHREVEFTDAGLRRWAAGCRFVHADHRQVLLPLVCLILGQLLAALGQYSDSLMMLDAGLGFITDGHPDLAQRLRRPLRLARASALLQQGELSSAAQELEALESETLGDKPELREEPAQAVRRRELAAQLALLQGRYGVARRRLEEVLDLCRHGDFTAARLTAQLNLARALALLNHTHQAEELLADLPAQARDLGFPGLAARAEALLPVVRARRQSLVPEVRAGSLAIAPPVIESWHPTAPPAAAAEPAKIQHVPPPELLQSADFLTWYEDRELVFRWTLAHDLGTAAEMLRQLDTVFRCTDSSLIHARLDAVHGLVAYYLGHLDDAEVWLERALTGLRAMGTLPELWQTQRALSWCWARRGRPEEEQRALARENEALLQHLAGSLQGADRAVYLLNKWTAEEEALAHRIDALTALCVQPLQGSWPRRLLARWKRRWRELHRLHELLDALDHHSDLLAREALEGDAAPSSDSSDSSEAPLHPGESTQSRTRLWRRLLTHPLRTITVRFLVLPDRVVTMNLGWCRLGFAVAPATRIQVRELVARWHRSMLATAHTRDLVFAGSDAGLESEGWDPDPQAPADTPESTATALAETLRLPALLDSLPRRTRRLRLVLDDSLHGFPFAALRHRGAYLVERWALSTALSTALSTAVSAGPSLGFSSGFSPGLSTNRSTPHASAPPGNLAASSGSSRQRPRSLRALLVGVSRGTADPPLPPLPGVAQEITLLEQDFRARGWPVHQLTDAQADRRTVIDALGHCDLAHLACHGLFRPDRPDASGLFLIPGDGRKAQLLSLRDLARLDLRHLRHITLSACWSADNYILPGRRILSLPEVLTRAGTTSVLSHLWPLDDTTAVPLMQRFYHHLRTLPRDEALRRTQLECLRERETADPYFWAGLRLGGEGGAAFGTV; via the coding sequence TTGGTCGAGCTGGACACAGCCTTCCGGCGAGCGGAAGCGCTGCGAGCCCAAGGTCGGCACCGGCGGGCGCTGGACGCGTACCGCGACCTGCTGGCGCACCGGCTGGCGGCGGTGGGCAGCGACAAGGAGCGGTTCACCAGCCTCGACCTGGTGCTGATGGAGCGGCTCGCGGAGCTGGCGGTGCTCTTCGGCGCCACCGAACCCGCCGAGGCGCTGCTCCACGGCATGGCCGAGCTCTGCCGGGACGCCGGCAACGTCTTCGGCGCCGATTGGGCCACCGCCAAGCGAATTCAGATCGTCCTCGCCGAGGGCCGGCTGCGGGACGCCGACGAGCTGCTGGGATACCTGGCTCCGACGGTAGGAGATCACCGGGAGGTGGAATTCACCGACGCCGGCCTCCGCCGCTGGGCTGCGGGCTGCCGCTTCGTCCATGCCGATCACCGCCAGGTGCTCCTGCCACTGGTGTGCCTGATCCTGGGCCAGCTGCTGGCGGCCCTGGGGCAGTACAGCGACAGCCTGATGATGCTCGATGCCGGCCTCGGGTTCATCACCGACGGCCATCCGGATCTGGCCCAACGCCTCCGCCGCCCCCTGCGCCTCGCCCGCGCCTCGGCGCTGCTCCAACAAGGAGAGCTATCCTCGGCAGCCCAAGAGCTCGAAGCGCTGGAGTCCGAGACTCTAGGAGACAAGCCGGAGCTCCGGGAGGAACCTGCCCAGGCAGTACGGCGCCGGGAGCTCGCCGCCCAGCTGGCCCTGCTCCAAGGGCGCTACGGCGTCGCTCGCCGCCGGCTCGAGGAAGTGCTCGACCTCTGCCGGCACGGCGACTTCACCGCCGCCCGCCTCACCGCTCAGCTCAACCTCGCCCGCGCCCTGGCGCTGCTCAACCACACCCACCAGGCGGAAGAGCTCCTCGCTGATCTTCCTGCCCAGGCCCGCGACCTCGGGTTTCCCGGGCTGGCGGCGCGGGCGGAGGCCCTGCTGCCCGTCGTCCGAGCCCGCCGCCAATCCCTGGTCCCCGAAGTCCGGGCCGGCAGCCTCGCCATCGCGCCGCCGGTGATCGAAAGCTGGCATCCCACCGCTCCTCCGGCGGCAGCGGCCGAGCCGGCCAAAATACAGCACGTGCCGCCCCCGGAGCTCCTCCAATCCGCCGACTTCCTCACCTGGTATGAAGACCGGGAGCTCGTCTTCCGCTGGACGCTGGCCCATGACCTGGGAACCGCCGCGGAGATGCTCCGCCAGCTGGACACCGTCTTCCGCTGCACCGATTCTTCCTTGATCCATGCCCGCCTCGACGCCGTCCACGGCCTCGTCGCCTACTATCTCGGCCACCTCGACGACGCCGAGGTCTGGCTGGAGAGGGCTCTCACGGGGCTCCGGGCAATGGGTACGCTGCCGGAGCTGTGGCAGACCCAGCGGGCTCTCAGCTGGTGTTGGGCTCGGCGGGGCCGTCCGGAGGAAGAGCAGCGGGCGCTGGCGCGGGAGAACGAGGCCCTGCTCCAGCACCTCGCCGGCTCCCTCCAAGGAGCGGACCGCGCCGTCTATCTGCTCAACAAATGGACCGCCGAGGAGGAAGCGCTGGCCCACCGCATCGACGCCCTCACCGCCCTCTGCGTCCAACCCCTCCAAGGCTCTTGGCCCCGGCGCCTTCTCGCCCGCTGGAAACGGCGCTGGCGCGAGCTCCACCGCCTCCACGAGCTCCTCGACGCCCTCGACCACCACAGCGACCTGCTGGCCCGGGAAGCGCTGGAAGGCGACGCTGCCCCTTCCAGCGACTCCAGCGACTCCAGCGAAGCGCCGCTGCATCCCGGCGAGTCGACGCAGAGCCGCACCAGGCTCTGGCGCCGCCTGCTCACCCACCCCCTCCGCACCATCACCGTGCGCTTTCTGGTGCTGCCGGATCGGGTGGTGACGATGAACCTCGGCTGGTGCCGTCTCGGCTTCGCGGTGGCGCCGGCCACCCGCATCCAGGTCCGCGAGCTGGTCGCCCGCTGGCACCGCTCCATGCTGGCCACTGCCCACACCCGCGATCTGGTCTTCGCGGGCAGCGACGCCGGTCTGGAGTCTGAAGGCTGGGATCCCGACCCGCAGGCCCCGGCGGACACCCCCGAATCCACCGCCACTGCGCTTGCCGAAACCCTCAGGCTCCCCGCTCTCCTCGACTCGCTCCCCCGGCGCACCCGCCGGCTGCGCCTGGTCCTCGACGACAGCCTCCACGGCTTCCCCTTCGCCGCCCTCCGCCACCGCGGCGCCTATCTGGTCGAGCGCTGGGCCCTCTCCACGGCCCTCTCCACAGCCCTCTCCACGGCCGTCTCCGCGGGTCCTTCTCTTGGCTTTTCGAGTGGGTTTTCCCCGGGGCTTTCTACGAATCGTTCTACCCCGCACGCCTCCGCCCCGCCGGGGAACCTCGCCGCCTCCTCCGGCAGCTCGCGGCAGCGCCCGAGGAGTCTCCGCGCCCTGCTGGTCGGCGTCTCCCGCGGCACCGCCGATCCCCCTCTCCCGCCCCTCCCCGGCGTCGCACAGGAAATCACCCTCCTCGAGCAGGATTTCCGAGCCCGCGGCTGGCCGGTCCACCAGCTCACCGACGCCCAAGCCGACCGCCGCACCGTGATCGATGCCCTAGGGCACTGCGACCTGGCCCACCTCGCCTGCCACGGCCTCTTCCGACCCGACCGCCCCGACGCCTCGGGCCTCTTCCTCATCCCCGGCGACGGCCGCAAGGCCCAGCTCCTCAGCCTCCGCGATCTCGCCCGCCTCGACCTCCGGCACCTCCGCCACATCACCCTCTCCGCCTGCTGGTCGGCGGACAATTACATCCTCCCCGGCCGCCGCATCCTCAGCCTCCCCGAAGTCCTCACCCGCGCCGGCACCACCAGCGTCCTCAGCCACCTCTGGCCCCTCGACGACACCACCGCCGTCCCCCTCATGCAACGCTTCTACCACCACCTCCGCACCCTGCCCCGGGACGAGGCGTTGCGGCGAACGCAGCTGGAATGTCTGCGGGAGCGGGAAACTGCGGATCCCTATTTCTGGGCTGGGTTGCGGCTGGGTGGGGAGGGGGGGGCGGCTTTCGGTACGGTTTAA
- a CDS encoding caspase family protein — protein MSAPPPGHALVIGIDRYPGFPPENQLDGCVHDARLMARLLRQRFAFPNPRLLLDAAATRAGILEALEELLEATGEGHRVVLHFSGHGSQMRDREGDEPDGYDETLVPYDSGRGSHPNRDISDDEIHHWLLSLTRRTDAVTLIFDCCHSATLSRDPLGFAVRRVDADHRPVAELPPSPVTASPKARLAGVRSARPCRRGSWASLAELGDRYTLLSACRDDESAYEHRDGSEPHGALTFFLGCELQTAPAGSSYRQIFQRLAPRITARYPLQHPQLEGARDRQLFGVNDLPGLPPIQDQQLQARFFTTLAVDNRDRNSALAGRVELRLHRRRQDGSWEPLALDAGDGPCLPEGTRLGIEVHNHADQTIYPALLDFGLTGRISVLYPVPGSQEPLPPGGVLRLGMRPQGAALHLQLPPSTQPAESGKPRHGTERIKLFATTQPADFSCLRQPPWRSAPPSTGSPADAGSSLNSSFNTSFTTGLQHLLHLAGDWATVTHCFEVREAPASTESPLAGTKC, from the coding sequence ATGAGCGCGCCGCCCCCCGGTCACGCTCTGGTCATCGGCATCGACCGCTATCCGGGCTTTCCGCCAGAGAACCAGCTCGACGGCTGCGTCCACGACGCCCGCCTCATGGCTCGGCTCCTCCGGCAACGCTTCGCCTTCCCCAACCCGCGCCTGCTGCTCGACGCAGCAGCGACTCGGGCGGGAATCCTCGAAGCCCTGGAGGAGCTTCTGGAAGCCACCGGCGAAGGCCACCGGGTGGTGCTGCACTTCAGCGGTCACGGATCCCAGATGCGGGATCGGGAGGGCGACGAACCCGACGGCTACGATGAGACCCTCGTCCCCTACGACAGCGGGCGAGGGTCTCATCCCAACCGTGACATCAGCGACGACGAGATCCACCACTGGCTGCTAAGCCTGACCCGGCGCACCGACGCCGTGACCCTGATCTTCGACTGCTGCCATTCCGCAACCCTCAGCCGGGATCCGCTGGGCTTCGCCGTGCGGCGGGTAGACGCAGACCACCGGCCGGTCGCCGAGCTGCCGCCGTCACCGGTGACCGCCAGCCCCAAGGCAAGGCTCGCCGGCGTCCGATCGGCCCGACCTTGCCGCAGAGGCAGTTGGGCCTCGCTGGCGGAGCTGGGAGATCGCTACACCCTCCTCTCCGCGTGCCGTGACGACGAGTCGGCCTACGAGCACCGCGACGGCAGCGAGCCCCACGGCGCCCTCACCTTCTTCCTCGGCTGCGAGCTGCAGACAGCCCCCGCCGGCTCTTCCTATCGGCAGATCTTCCAGCGCCTCGCCCCCCGCATCACCGCCCGCTACCCACTCCAACACCCCCAGCTGGAGGGCGCCCGGGATCGCCAGCTCTTCGGAGTCAACGACCTCCCCGGGCTTCCGCCCATTCAGGACCAGCAACTCCAAGCCCGCTTCTTCACCACCCTCGCTGTGGACAATCGAGACCGAAACAGCGCCCTCGCCGGCCGGGTGGAGCTGCGACTGCACCGCCGGCGGCAGGACGGCTCCTGGGAGCCCCTGGCGCTCGATGCCGGCGACGGCCCCTGCCTGCCGGAGGGCACGCGGCTGGGCATCGAGGTGCACAACCATGCGGACCAGACGATCTATCCGGCGCTCCTGGACTTTGGCCTCACCGGCCGCATCAGCGTACTGTACCCCGTGCCGGGATCCCAAGAACCGCTGCCGCCGGGGGGCGTCCTGCGCCTCGGCATGCGCCCGCAGGGAGCCGCCCTCCACCTCCAGCTCCCGCCGAGCACCCAACCTGCCGAGAGCGGGAAACCACGCCACGGTACCGAGCGGATCAAGCTCTTCGCCACCACCCAGCCGGCGGATTTCTCCTGCCTGCGCCAGCCCCCGTGGCGTTCGGCCCCGCCGTCCACCGGCTCCCCCGCCGACGCCGGCAGCTCCCTCAATTCCTCCTTCAACACCTCCTTCACTACTGGCCTCCAGCACCTGCTCCACCTCGCCGGCGACTGGGCCACCGTCACCCACTGCTTCGAGGTCCGAGAGGCTCCCGCATCGACCGAGAGCCCTCTCGCCGGCACCAAGTGCTGA